One part of the Natronorubrum sediminis genome encodes these proteins:
- a CDS encoding MFS transporter, with protein sequence MNDRGKGESAGDEPPDSESASESKTYSNREIRTIALAVIGGVFFGGVATGVAYPTLPLLDEHLLISAVMLSIILSANRIARLFMNTPAGSIIDRYGTRKPMIFGLYTQALAPFGYIAGLYTPAYVFGTFPIVGEVSAPGVVFVLARLFWGVGSAFVFIGAFATITYVTTTQNRGQWVGYMRGFDSLGFPAGLIVGGVLTDLAGMEIAFLVGGILALVAGTIATLVLPDVHAGTDRDAARIRDIPAILRERPAVLAIGYGNFTIQLLWGGIVLVTLARYAEVHGMQISALEAAGISGVVMALGVVTSGVTTLFTGWVSDRMRDRSLLTVPAFVAMAVGFLVIAYYPVLELLLVAIVLIGFGIGMSAPALLAILGDLTPGDELGRMGGVYNVMGEIGLSLGPLVAIPAVESWFGYQWTYVLCALLVVSCLTVVSIPLLRDPAVSTTTVNAD encoded by the coding sequence ATGAATGACCGAGGGAAAGGGGAATCCGCAGGTGACGAACCGCCAGATTCGGAGTCAGCGTCCGAGTCGAAGACGTACTCGAATCGCGAAATCCGAACGATCGCTCTCGCGGTCATCGGCGGCGTGTTCTTCGGCGGTGTCGCGACGGGGGTTGCCTATCCGACGCTCCCGTTGTTAGACGAACACCTGCTCATCAGCGCCGTTATGTTGAGCATCATCCTGTCGGCGAATCGAATCGCTCGGCTGTTCATGAACACGCCGGCAGGATCGATCATCGACCGCTACGGGACGCGAAAACCGATGATCTTCGGCCTCTACACGCAGGCGCTGGCACCCTTTGGCTACATCGCCGGCCTGTACACGCCGGCGTACGTGTTCGGGACGTTTCCAATCGTTGGCGAGGTATCCGCGCCGGGTGTCGTCTTCGTCCTGGCTCGTCTCTTCTGGGGTGTCGGCAGCGCGTTCGTCTTCATCGGCGCGTTCGCGACCATCACGTACGTCACGACGACGCAGAACCGCGGCCAGTGGGTCGGCTACATGCGCGGATTCGACTCGCTCGGCTTTCCGGCTGGCCTCATCGTCGGCGGCGTGCTAACGGACCTCGCGGGGATGGAAATCGCGTTTCTCGTCGGCGGCATTCTCGCACTCGTCGCCGGAACGATCGCCACGCTCGTCTTGCCGGACGTGCACGCCGGGACCGATAGAGACGCCGCGAGAATTCGGGACATTCCGGCCATCCTCCGCGAGCGGCCAGCCGTCCTCGCGATCGGCTACGGAAACTTCACGATTCAGTTGCTCTGGGGCGGCATCGTCCTCGTCACGCTCGCCAGATACGCGGAGGTCCACGGAATGCAGATCTCCGCACTGGAGGCCGCGGGAATTAGCGGGGTCGTCATGGCACTCGGCGTGGTCACGTCCGGCGTGACGACGTTGTTTACGGGCTGGGTCTCCGATCGAATGCGAGATCGGTCGCTCCTGACGGTCCCCGCGTTCGTCGCCATGGCCGTCGGGTTCCTCGTCATCGCGTACTACCCCGTCCTCGAGTTGCTCCTCGTCGCCATCGTCCTGATCGGGTTCGGCATCGGAATGTCGGCACCCGCGTTGCTCGCGATTCTGGGCGATCTGACGCCGGGGGACGAACTCGGTCGGATGGGGGGCGTCTACAACGTGATGGGCGAAATCGGGTTGAGTCTCGGGCCGCTCGTCGCGATTCCCGCCGTCGAAAGCTGGTTCGGCTACCAGTGGACGTACGTACTCTGTGCGCTGTTGGTCGTCAGTTGTCTCACCGTCGTCTCGATTCCGCTCCTTCGGGACCCGGCGGTCTCGACGACGACTGTGAACGCGGACTGA